A region of uncultured Anaeromusa sp. DNA encodes the following proteins:
- the lepB gene encoding signal peptidase I, whose protein sequence is MSQSKLGQEIKDWVVSIAIALILAFFIRYFIVELYLVEGPSMRPTLINSERLVVNKFIYRFQQPAKGEVIVFRYPRDPSRDFIKRVIAVAGDTIEIKDGRVFVNGQLQNEEYILEKTRGSYPLSTVPEGHIFVMGDNRNNSEDSRFRDVGFVSLDMVKGKAIMVFWPLDQLKQLP, encoded by the coding sequence ATGAGCCAAAGCAAACTGGGACAAGAAATCAAAGACTGGGTTGTATCGATCGCGATTGCGTTGATACTTGCTTTTTTCATTCGTTATTTTATCGTAGAGCTGTATTTAGTTGAAGGACCGTCTATGCGCCCTACGCTGATCAATAGCGAGCGTCTGGTGGTCAATAAATTTATTTATCGTTTTCAACAGCCCGCCAAGGGCGAGGTTATTGTTTTTCGTTATCCTCGGGACCCCAGTCGTGATTTTATCAAGCGCGTTATTGCCGTTGCTGGGGATACGATTGAAATTAAGGATGGCCGGGTGTTTGTCAACGGTCAGTTGCAAAATGAAGAGTACATTTTAGAGAAGACGCGTGGTTCTTATCCTTTGTCTACTGTGCCGGAAGGCCATATTTTTGTTATGGGCGATAACCGGAACAATTCGGAGGACAGCCGTTTCCGCGATGTGGGCTTTGTTTCCTTAGATATGGTAAAAGGCAAGGCCATTATGGTATTTTGGCCTTTGGATCAGTTGAAGCAACTGCCTTGA
- a CDS encoding RNA methyltransferase: MKEKANVYVGLVHFPIYNRNMDVVATAVTNFDVHDLARTCRTYDIARYFVIHPHESQARLVQDIIGYWRDGYGSEYNPDRKEAFRVLELAASIEEACKRIEEAEGQRPLIVTTDARVYPNSISYREMRSKLQQEPQPWLILFGTGWGIEAETMSRFDAILEPIYGPGEYNHLPVRSAVAIILDRLLGEAWYEAESDLKD; the protein is encoded by the coding sequence ATGAAGGAAAAGGCAAATGTCTATGTAGGTCTAGTGCATTTTCCGATTTACAATCGGAATATGGATGTAGTAGCAACAGCGGTAACCAACTTTGACGTCCATGATTTGGCTAGAACCTGTCGGACTTATGATATAGCGCGTTACTTTGTCATTCATCCTCATGAGAGCCAAGCTCGCCTTGTACAGGATATTATTGGCTATTGGCGGGATGGCTATGGCAGCGAGTACAATCCGGATCGCAAAGAAGCCTTTCGGGTTCTGGAGCTGGCCGCTTCCATTGAAGAAGCGTGTAAGCGGATAGAGGAAGCTGAAGGGCAACGGCCGCTGATTGTCACTACTGACGCTCGGGTGTACCCAAACAGTATTTCCTATCGAGAGATGCGCAGTAAACTTCAACAAGAGCCGCAGCCATGGCTGATTTTATTTGGTACTGGTTGGGGTATTGAGGCGGAAACTATGAGCCGCTTTGACGCGATTTTAGAACCTATTTATGGACCAGGAGAATATAACCATCTGCCTGTACGTTCGGCGGTGGCCATCATCTTGGACCGCTTGCTGGGCGAAGCCTGGTATGAAGCTGAAAGTGATCTCAAGGATTAA
- the ftsY gene encoding signal recognition particle-docking protein FtsY → MGFFDRLKSGLEKTRKSFSEKIEQVIKGYADIDEEFLDDIEMALLTSDVGVTVTARLMQDIRTGIKAKEINQPDDLRPFLAQRISSMLNEGAAAMQLPEKSVGVILVVGVNGVGKTTTIGKLGHFYASQGKKVLLAAADTFRAAAIDQLEIWGQRSGCEVIKHAEGSDPAAVAFDALQAAKARNFDLVIIDTAGRLHNKGNLMEELRKIYRIIGREIEGAPHETLLVLDATTGQNALNQARVFGEVSDVTGVALTKLDGTAKGGVIVAVKSELGVPVKWIGVGEGMDDLRPFEAQEFAEALFAN, encoded by the coding sequence ATGGGTTTTTTTGATCGGTTAAAATCAGGGTTGGAAAAGACGCGTAAGTCTTTTTCAGAGAAAATAGAACAAGTAATCAAGGGATACGCTGATATTGACGAGGAATTTTTAGATGATATTGAAATGGCATTGTTGACCTCAGATGTTGGCGTAACGGTCACTGCGCGGTTGATGCAGGACATCCGAACCGGCATAAAGGCTAAAGAAATCAACCAGCCCGATGATTTGCGGCCTTTTTTAGCGCAGCGCATCAGTTCCATGCTCAATGAGGGTGCCGCAGCCATGCAGCTGCCGGAAAAGAGCGTAGGTGTTATTTTGGTAGTTGGCGTCAATGGCGTAGGCAAGACAACTACGATAGGCAAATTGGGGCATTTTTATGCATCTCAAGGTAAAAAGGTGCTTTTAGCGGCGGCGGATACCTTTCGCGCTGCGGCGATTGACCAGTTAGAGATTTGGGGTCAGCGTAGTGGCTGCGAAGTCATCAAACACGCAGAAGGTTCGGACCCGGCGGCGGTAGCGTTTGATGCACTGCAAGCAGCTAAAGCCAGAAACTTTGACTTAGTGATTATTGACACTGCTGGCAGGCTGCACAATAAAGGAAATCTTATGGAAGAGTTGCGGAAAATTTACCGGATTATTGGCCGGGAGATTGAAGGCGCTCCCCATGAAACCTTATTGGTGCTGGACGCTACAACTGGGCAAAATGCTTTGAATCAGGCCAGGGTTTTCGGAGAAGTCAGCGATGTGACCGGCGTGGCTTTGACAAAGCTAGACGGGACGGCCAAAGGTGGCGTGATTGTAGCTGTTAAAAGTGAATTAGGCGTGCCTGTCAAGTGGATTGGCGTCGGAGAAGGCATGGATGATTTGCGTCCTTTTGAGGCACAGGAGTTTGCGGAAGCCTTGTTTGCCAACTAA
- a CDS encoding ribonuclease HII: MAQKKTITEIRELLQAEELQAQLFAELQADPRKGVQQLLIARERRMQRQQEEQERLYVMGQYERLWRQKGIERICGVDEAGRGPLAGPVAVAAVILPPDCLITGINDSKKLSPLQRDRLYEEVQRQALAVSLIWVEPEEIDQYNIYQATVRGMERAVLQLQPAPQAILADAVDLKRLAIPCQALIHGDALSASIAAASIVAKVERDRLMVKLDEQYPGYSLREHKGYGTAEHMAALQKLGPSPIHRKTFEPIRSMLAGRDAR; the protein is encoded by the coding sequence ATGGCGCAGAAAAAAACGATTACGGAAATTCGCGAATTGTTGCAGGCGGAGGAACTACAAGCGCAGTTATTTGCCGAACTGCAAGCCGATCCTCGTAAGGGCGTCCAGCAACTTTTGATCGCGAGGGAGCGTCGTATGCAACGCCAACAAGAAGAGCAAGAACGGCTGTATGTAATGGGTCAGTACGAGCGTCTTTGGCGCCAAAAAGGCATAGAACGTATCTGCGGTGTTGACGAAGCAGGCCGGGGGCCACTAGCTGGCCCAGTTGCGGTTGCCGCTGTTATCTTGCCGCCAGACTGTTTGATAACAGGTATTAATGACTCCAAAAAATTGTCCCCGTTGCAGCGAGACAGGCTGTATGAGGAAGTACAGCGACAAGCGTTGGCGGTTTCGCTGATCTGGGTCGAGCCGGAAGAAATTGATCAATATAATATTTATCAGGCTACGGTACGGGGGATGGAACGAGCAGTGCTTCAGTTGCAGCCAGCGCCGCAGGCGATACTGGCGGATGCGGTGGACTTAAAGCGATTAGCTATTCCTTGTCAGGCGCTGATTCATGGAGATGCCTTGAGCGCTTCAATTGCGGCGGCCTCTATTGTAGCTAAAGTGGAGCGAGACCGGCTGATGGTGAAATTGGATGAACAATATCCGGGATATTCTTTGCGTGAACACAAGGGCTACGGTACGGCAGAGCATATGGCGGCGTTGCAAAAGCTGGGGCCGTCGCCGATTCACAGAAAAACATTTGAGCCCATTCGTTCAATGCTGGCGGGGAGGGATGCGCGATGA
- a CDS encoding YifB family Mg chelatase-like AAA ATPase: protein MYAQTFGCATCGIEGVPITVEVDLSNGLPAFEIVGLADTAVREARERVRAAVRNAGFEFPARRITANLAPADMRKEGAALDLPLALGLLAGTGQLRPEDIRGIVSMGELSLEGLVRPVPGVLAMVDACRKAGIQTVYVPQENLQEAALVTGVQAFGVVSLQALMEHLQKKKLLLPADGKMLSQAMLPVLAGGDFAEVQGQQGAKRALEIAAAGKHNVLLSGPPGTGKTMLARRLPSILPTLTPEEALEVTRIYSIAGLLRREASLVQQRPFRQPHHTISMAGLVGGGSVPRPGEITLSHRGVLFLDELPEFSRQVLEVLRQPLEEGYVSIARAQGSYTFPASFLLIAARNPCPCS, encoded by the coding sequence TTGTACGCGCAAACTTTTGGTTGCGCCACCTGCGGTATTGAGGGCGTACCCATTACCGTCGAGGTGGATTTGTCTAATGGACTGCCAGCGTTTGAAATTGTCGGCTTGGCGGACACTGCGGTACGGGAGGCCAGAGAGAGAGTTAGAGCGGCAGTGCGGAACGCCGGTTTTGAGTTTCCGGCGCGGCGCATTACAGCTAACTTGGCGCCTGCGGACATGCGTAAGGAAGGCGCTGCTTTAGATTTGCCGCTGGCTTTGGGGCTTTTAGCGGGAACTGGGCAATTGCGGCCGGAAGATATCCGCGGTATTGTTTCGATGGGCGAGCTGTCTCTTGAAGGCCTGGTGAGACCTGTGCCTGGTGTTTTGGCAATGGTAGACGCTTGCCGCAAAGCGGGAATTCAAACTGTATATGTGCCGCAGGAAAATTTGCAAGAGGCGGCGTTGGTGACGGGGGTACAGGCGTTTGGCGTAGTTTCCCTGCAGGCCTTGATGGAGCACTTACAAAAGAAAAAGCTTTTGCTGCCGGCAGATGGAAAAATGTTGTCTCAAGCCATGTTGCCTGTGCTGGCGGGAGGGGATTTTGCCGAAGTACAAGGACAGCAAGGCGCGAAACGAGCCTTAGAAATTGCAGCGGCTGGAAAACATAATGTGCTTCTAAGCGGACCTCCAGGAACTGGAAAAACGATGTTGGCGCGACGACTTCCTTCCATTTTGCCGACTCTTACACCGGAGGAAGCGCTGGAAGTAACTCGCATTTATAGTATTGCAGGCTTGTTGCGGCGGGAAGCCAGTCTTGTTCAACAACGCCCCTTCAGGCAACCCCATCATACGATCTCTATGGCTGGCCTGGTAGGTGGCGGTTCTGTGCCTCGTCCAGGAGAAATTACCCTGAGCCATCGCGGCGTATTGTTTTTGGATGAACTGCCTGAGTTTTCGCGTCAGGTTCTGGAGGTATTGCGTCAGCCCTTGGAAGAGGGGTATGTTTCCATCGCCAGAGCCCAGGGGAGTTACACGTTTCCGGCCTCTTTTTTGCTGATCGCTGCCAGAAATCCCTGTCCGTGTAGTTAA
- a CDS encoding YraN family protein, giving the protein MARHLAFGLSGEEYAARWLLKQGYAVLERRFRCPMGEIDIIAKQGNVIVFVEVKARHHAGYGSPAEAVTWGKQRKLLRTAQLWLLQKGLTEAACRMDVIEVLQQEEDPLIHHIPNAFGM; this is encoded by the coding sequence ATGGCTCGGCATTTGGCCTTTGGTTTATCAGGCGAAGAATATGCAGCGCGCTGGCTCCTCAAACAAGGATATGCCGTTCTAGAGCGGCGTTTTCGTTGTCCGATGGGAGAAATTGATATTATCGCCAAACAAGGAAATGTCATTGTCTTTGTGGAAGTAAAAGCTAGGCATCATGCTGGTTATGGCAGTCCGGCGGAGGCTGTCACTTGGGGGAAACAGCGGAAATTGCTGCGCACGGCGCAGTTGTGGCTGCTGCAAAAAGGTTTGACCGAAGCCGCTTGTCGTATGGATGTAATTGAAGTGCTACAGCAAGAAGAAGATCCGCTGATTCATCATATACCCAATGCTTTTGGCATGTAG
- the rplS gene encoding 50S ribosomal protein L19, with protein sequence MNLIEALEKEQLRTDIPDFKPGDTVRAHVKVVEGTRERVQVFEGVVIHRKGTGVRETFTVRRISYNIGVERTFPVHSPRLERIEVVRRGIVRRAKLYYLRNLRGKAARIRERR encoded by the coding sequence ATGAATCTTATTGAAGCTTTGGAAAAAGAACAACTCCGTACCGACATCCCTGATTTCAAACCAGGCGACACTGTCCGCGCCCACGTAAAAGTTGTCGAGGGTACTCGCGAACGTGTCCAGGTTTTTGAAGGCGTTGTCATTCATCGTAAAGGTACTGGCGTGCGTGAGACGTTCACCGTTCGCCGCATTTCCTACAACATAGGTGTGGAACGTACTTTTCCGGTGCATTCGCCCCGTTTGGAGCGGATCGAAGTAGTGCGCCGCGGTATTGTCCGTCGTGCCAAACTGTACTATCTGCGCAATCTGCGCGGTAAAGCAGCGCGTATCAGAGAAAGACGCTAA
- the rpsP gene encoding 30S ribosomal protein S16: protein MAVKIRLNRMGAKKNPFYRIVVADSRSPRDGRFIEIVGHYDSTREPAVVKVDEEKVLAWLQKGAQLTDTAKNILRKEGIMSKWDEMKRSK, encoded by the coding sequence ATGGCAGTAAAAATTCGTTTGAATCGCATGGGGGCCAAGAAAAACCCCTTTTATCGCATCGTTGTGGCTGACTCTCGTTCGCCTCGCGATGGCCGTTTCATCGAAATCGTCGGTCACTATGACTCTACTCGCGAGCCCGCAGTAGTGAAAGTGGACGAAGAGAAAGTCCTGGCCTGGTTACAAAAAGGCGCTCAGCTTACCGACACGGCGAAAAATATTCTCCGTAAAGAAGGCATCATGAGCAAATGGGATGAAATGAAGCGTTCGAAGTGA
- a CDS encoding YlqD family protein, producing the protein MDSMTLKCPVTIKAKVTEELKQRLIAETEEALKGVELELQQIEFHAKRLLAEQAKQDAQGLVALRQQIEAENQKRLEFKNEMLAKLKATQELELGSEIVRGQLERVVDVKVGDDLNQIMGSEILLEDGKVLAFRS; encoded by the coding sequence ATGGACAGCATGACTCTAAAATGCCCTGTGACCATCAAGGCCAAGGTGACGGAGGAACTCAAGCAGCGTTTGATCGCGGAAACCGAAGAAGCCCTAAAAGGGGTAGAATTGGAACTGCAGCAAATTGAGTTTCACGCCAAGCGCCTGTTGGCGGAACAAGCCAAGCAGGATGCCCAAGGACTTGTGGCTCTGCGTCAACAAATTGAGGCAGAAAACCAAAAGCGCCTGGAATTCAAGAATGAAATGCTGGCCAAGCTCAAGGCCACGCAGGAACTCGAACTCGGCTCTGAAATTGTCAGAGGGCAGTTGGAGCGCGTCGTCGATGTGAAGGTGGGCGATGATCTTAACCAGATCATGGGTTCCGAGATCCTTCTGGAAGACGGCAAAGTTCTGGCTTTCCGCAGCTGA
- a CDS encoding YlxM family DNA-binding protein, producing MLEKIVRIGRLFDLYSALLTEKQQRCVELHYLQDFSLSEIAEELCVSRQAVHDMLRRAEHILEEYEGKLRLLERQEKDREILRQVQQLLKSLPETMQSIPALCEARQQLSMLLEVAHDI from the coding sequence ATGTTGGAGAAAATCGTCCGTATTGGACGTCTCTTTGATTTGTATAGTGCGTTACTGACGGAAAAGCAGCAACGTTGTGTGGAATTGCATTATTTGCAGGATTTTTCTCTTTCGGAAATTGCCGAAGAGCTATGCGTTTCCCGGCAAGCGGTGCATGATATGTTGCGCCGGGCGGAGCATATTTTGGAAGAATATGAAGGAAAATTGAGATTGCTGGAACGGCAGGAAAAAGATCGGGAAATTTTACGGCAGGTGCAACAGTTATTAAAGAGCCTGCCTGAGACCATGCAAAGCATCCCCGCTCTTTGTGAGGCTAGGCAGCAATTGAGTATGCTGTTGGAGGTTGCTCATGATATTTGA
- a CDS encoding EscU/YscU/HrcU family type III secretion system export apparatus switch protein — MNGNKSDDELKKEAIQKRQAIAMRYEAGVTTAPKVVAKGAGYLAEQILDTARRHGVPVYQNKTLTAMLMAVHLDREIPAELYQAVAEVLAYVYRVDQRLGRRRA, encoded by the coding sequence ATGAACGGCAATAAAAGCGACGACGAGCTAAAAAAAGAGGCGATTCAAAAACGTCAAGCTATTGCCATGCGCTATGAAGCCGGCGTTACAACAGCGCCGAAAGTGGTTGCTAAAGGAGCCGGCTATTTGGCCGAGCAAATTTTGGATACGGCCCGCCGTCATGGCGTACCGGTTTATCAAAATAAAACACTCACGGCGATGTTGATGGCAGTGCATCTGGACCGGGAAATTCCTGCGGAATTATATCAGGCTGTGGCTGAAGTATTAGCTTACGTTTACCGCGTAGACCAGCGCCTTGGTCGGCGGAGGGCGTGA
- the trmD gene encoding tRNA (guanosine(37)-N1)-methyltransferase TrmD, with amino-acid sequence MNSLHFSFVSLFPEMFAPLEHSILKRARDAGLLSFSHINPRDFALDKHRIVDDTPFGGGAGMVMKPDPIYRAVQSAKEKGGAGRVVLMCPGGTPFSQAKALELAEEEHLILVCGHYEGIDERIRQHVVDEVISIGDYVLTGGELPAMVVADAVARLVPGVLGSCDSAPHDSFYDGLLEYPQYTRPRSFNDWEVPEVLVSGDHAKIQRWRRKEALRNTWKRRPDLLSGRGLEKADAKLLAEVKEEEA; translated from the coding sequence ATGAATTCGCTTCATTTTTCCTTTGTGTCTCTTTTTCCAGAGATGTTTGCGCCTTTGGAGCATAGCATTTTGAAACGGGCCCGCGACGCGGGCCTGCTTTCCTTTTCTCACATCAATCCCCGAGATTTTGCCCTGGACAAGCATCGCATTGTAGATGATACGCCTTTTGGCGGCGGTGCAGGGATGGTGATGAAACCAGATCCCATTTATCGGGCGGTGCAGTCGGCTAAGGAAAAAGGCGGCGCAGGGCGCGTCGTACTCATGTGTCCAGGCGGAACTCCTTTTTCACAAGCCAAGGCGTTGGAACTGGCAGAGGAAGAGCATCTTATTTTGGTATGCGGTCACTATGAAGGCATTGATGAACGCATTCGCCAGCATGTGGTGGATGAAGTCATTTCTATAGGCGATTATGTGCTCACAGGCGGTGAACTGCCAGCGATGGTTGTGGCGGATGCTGTGGCGCGCCTGGTGCCAGGTGTGCTGGGCTCTTGCGATTCGGCGCCTCATGATTCCTTTTATGACGGTCTTCTGGAGTATCCCCAGTATACGCGGCCGCGCAGCTTTAACGACTGGGAGGTACCGGAGGTGCTTGTCAGCGGTGATCATGCAAAAATCCAGCGGTGGCGGCGCAAAGAAGCACTGCGTAACACTTGGAAGAGGCGTCCTGATTTATTATCAGGACGCGGACTGGAGAAGGCGGACGCAAAGCTGTTAGCGGAAGTCAAGGAGGAAGAGGCATGA
- a CDS encoding KH domain-containing protein — translation MKKIVEVIAKALVRHPEQVQVEAADDRNGTVYALRVAPEDMGKVIGKQGRIAKAIRTVVKAAATRENKKVNVEISE, via the coding sequence ATGAAAAAAATCGTTGAAGTTATCGCCAAAGCCCTGGTACGGCATCCGGAACAGGTACAAGTCGAAGCAGCGGATGACCGTAATGGCACCGTATACGCCTTGCGCGTAGCTCCTGAAGATATGGGCAAGGTCATCGGCAAGCAGGGACGGATTGCTAAAGCCATCCGCACTGTCGTGAAAGCGGCGGCGACGCGGGAAAACAAAAAAGTCAACGTGGAAATCAGCGAATAA
- the rimM gene encoding ribosome maturation factor RimM (Essential for efficient processing of 16S rRNA) has product MTMKQTNRILVGQIIAPHGVRGDVRVSPLTDQADRFSALKCVFMHSGAVLTLERAGVHKGLALLHFQGVDTVEAAEKLRGQQLYIDRKDALPLVEGQYYTADILGLRVVDERTGEELGEIVQILETGSNDVYVVRQTGRSQDVLVPALKSVVSEISLQEGLMRVRLQEVWE; this is encoded by the coding sequence ATGACCATGAAACAGACTAACCGTATATTGGTCGGTCAGATTATTGCCCCGCACGGCGTGCGGGGTGATGTTCGTGTTAGCCCCTTGACCGATCAGGCGGACCGCTTTTCTGCATTGAAGTGCGTATTTATGCACAGCGGCGCTGTTTTGACCTTAGAGCGAGCTGGTGTGCATAAAGGCTTAGCTTTGTTGCATTTTCAAGGCGTAGACACGGTTGAAGCCGCTGAGAAGCTGCGGGGGCAGCAGCTGTATATTGACCGTAAAGATGCACTTCCTTTGGTGGAAGGGCAATACTATACGGCCGATATTTTGGGACTTCGGGTGGTTGATGAGCGAACCGGCGAAGAACTGGGAGAAATCGTCCAGATCTTGGAGACTGGCAGCAACGATGTTTATGTGGTGCGTCAAACTGGACGTAGCCAGGATGTGCTGGTGCCGGCTTTGAAGAGTGTAGTTTCCGAGATTTCTTTGCAAGAAGGCCTGATGCGTGTACGCTTGCAGGAGGTATGGGAATGA
- the ylqF gene encoding ribosome biogenesis GTPase YlqF → MKQRHIHWFPGHMAKAHRVIREQLKLVDVVVELLDARIPRGSANPLLTEWTIGKQRLIVLNKADLADPALTEEWLRYFKTQGFTAIALDSSGKKNIKPFIHRIEEAGAAKVQKLAAKGIRNHPVRAMILGVPNVGKSSLINRLLGAATVRTGDKAGVTRGQQWLKIGKSVELLDMPGVLWPRMDDQDIAVLLALTGALNDDVYDMELVIGYFLGWMREHQPKFLAERYKLELPLPADTEELLRQIAVRRGCLRAGGVVDLEKARRIVLGELRDGKLGRLTLEYPPLQEQPTELPES, encoded by the coding sequence ATGAAACAAAGACATATTCACTGGTTCCCGGGGCATATGGCCAAGGCGCACAGGGTTATCCGAGAACAGCTGAAACTGGTGGACGTAGTGGTAGAATTGCTGGATGCTCGCATTCCCCGTGGCAGCGCAAATCCGTTGCTGACGGAATGGACTATAGGAAAACAACGCCTTATCGTTTTAAATAAGGCGGACTTGGCGGATCCGGCACTAACGGAAGAGTGGTTGCGGTATTTTAAGACGCAAGGATTTACCGCGATTGCCTTGGATTCTTCCGGTAAGAAAAACATTAAGCCATTTATACATCGCATTGAAGAGGCTGGCGCAGCCAAGGTGCAGAAGCTGGCGGCTAAAGGTATACGGAACCATCCGGTGAGGGCGATGATTTTGGGAGTTCCTAATGTAGGAAAATCTTCTTTAATTAATCGTCTTTTGGGCGCGGCTACCGTTCGGACCGGAGACAAAGCGGGTGTCACCCGAGGTCAGCAATGGCTGAAAATCGGCAAGTCTGTGGAACTCTTGGATATGCCAGGGGTGTTGTGGCCGCGTATGGATGATCAAGATATTGCCGTTTTGCTGGCTCTGACAGGAGCTCTAAACGACGATGTTTATGACATGGAACTGGTAATTGGTTATTTTCTGGGGTGGATGCGAGAGCATCAGCCCAAGTTTCTGGCGGAGCGTTATAAACTGGAGTTGCCATTGCCTGCAGACACCGAAGAACTTCTGCGTCAAATTGCTGTGCGGCGGGGTTGTCTGCGCGCTGGCGGCGTAGTGGACTTGGAAAAAGCGAGGCGCATTGTTTTGGGCGAACTGCGGGATGGCAAGCTAGGCAGATTGACCCTGGAGTATCCGCCGTTACAAGAGCAGCCAACGGAATTACCGGAATCATAA
- the ffh gene encoding signal recognition particle protein, producing the protein MIFEGLADKLQSTFKKLRGRGKINEADVTEALREVRMALLEADVHFKVVKDLIARIKERAVGQEVLESLTPAQQVVKIVNDELTELMGGTQSRITISPKPPTVVMLVGLQGAGKTTTVGKLGQYLKKQGKNPLLVAADVYRPAAIKQLQVLGEQLSIPVFTMEEPKPVEIAKQAMEHAKLYARDVVIIDTAGRLHINEELMQELKDIKSAVKPHEILLVVDAMTGQDAVNVAESFNGDLGLDGIILTKLDGDARGGAALSVKAVTGCPIKFAGMGEKLDALEPFHPDRMASRILGMGDVLTLIEKAQASIDLEQAKEMERKLRKDDFTLEDFLDQLQQVKKLGPLDKIMEMLPGMNQLKKNQDIQIDEKEIAHVEAIIRSMTRAERRDPNLINGSRRKRIAAGSGTRVQDVNKLLKQFVEARKMMKRFKDMQKMGKNKLSSMFKMPFMK; encoded by the coding sequence ATGATATTTGAGGGCTTGGCCGATAAGTTGCAATCGACATTCAAAAAACTTCGCGGCAGAGGAAAGATCAACGAAGCCGATGTCACCGAAGCACTTCGTGAAGTACGTATGGCTCTATTGGAAGCCGATGTTCATTTTAAAGTGGTCAAGGATTTAATTGCACGAATTAAGGAACGAGCAGTAGGACAGGAAGTGCTGGAAAGCCTAACGCCGGCGCAGCAGGTCGTAAAGATTGTCAACGATGAGCTGACTGAGTTGATGGGTGGCACCCAAAGTCGTATTACTATCTCTCCTAAACCTCCGACAGTTGTTATGCTTGTGGGCCTTCAAGGCGCTGGCAAAACGACAACCGTGGGTAAGCTGGGGCAGTATTTAAAAAAGCAAGGCAAAAATCCGTTGCTAGTGGCCGCCGACGTATATCGGCCTGCGGCAATCAAGCAGTTGCAGGTGCTTGGAGAACAGCTGAGCATTCCTGTTTTTACTATGGAAGAGCCCAAACCGGTTGAAATTGCCAAACAGGCGATGGAACATGCTAAACTATATGCGCGCGACGTGGTGATCATTGATACCGCAGGACGCCTGCACATCAATGAAGAGTTGATGCAGGAACTTAAGGACATTAAAAGTGCGGTCAAGCCGCATGAGATTTTGCTTGTTGTCGATGCCATGACCGGTCAAGACGCCGTTAATGTAGCGGAAAGCTTTAACGGTGATTTGGGCCTGGACGGTATCATCCTTACGAAACTGGATGGCGATGCCCGCGGCGGGGCGGCGCTTTCAGTAAAAGCTGTCACCGGCTGTCCGATAAAATTCGCCGGTATGGGCGAGAAACTGGATGCGTTGGAGCCTTTTCATCCGGACCGCATGGCTTCGCGTATTCTCGGCATGGGCGATGTTCTGACTCTGATTGAAAAAGCCCAAGCCAGCATCGATTTGGAACAAGCTAAAGAGATGGAGCGCAAGCTGCGCAAAGACGACTTTACGCTGGAGGATTTTCTGGATCAGTTGCAGCAGGTGAAAAAACTGGGACCGCTGGATAAAATTATGGAAATGCTTCCCGGCATGAACCAGCTTAAAAAGAACCAGGATATCCAGATTGACGAAAAAGAAATTGCCCATGTAGAGGCCATTATTCGTTCTATGACGCGGGCGGAGCGGCGCGATCCCAACCTAATTAACGGTAGCCGTCGTAAACGCATTGCCGCTGGCAGCGGTACGCGCGTGCAGGACGTTAACAAACTGCTAAAGCAGTTTGTTGAGGCGCGGAAAATGATGAAGCGTTTTAAGGATATGCAAAAAATGGGTAAAAACAAACTAAGCAGCATGTTTAAAATGCCGTTTATGAAATAA